A genomic stretch from Candidatus Limnocylindrales bacterium includes:
- a CDS encoding TetR/AcrR family transcriptional regulator, protein MRKLANELGVSHNLISHYYSSKDELWRACVDYSIGTINRELVEMAARLQEKADVLEVLRAVSERFIHLAARFPANLFIVSHVGASESARLDYLYTQLMEPAQRGWAALVERAVAERKIRRYDPRTLFFLLTHGGAAMFTLVPLAERMGGPPPLDPAFIDKQARDVVDILLRGIMLDPDAATRRRRA, encoded by the coding sequence GTGCGCAAGCTCGCTAACGAGCTCGGCGTCAGCCACAACCTCATCTCGCACTACTACTCGTCCAAGGACGAGCTGTGGCGGGCCTGCGTCGACTACTCGATCGGCACCATCAACCGCGAGCTCGTGGAGATGGCGGCGCGGCTCCAGGAGAAGGCCGACGTGCTCGAGGTGCTGCGGGCGGTCAGTGAGCGGTTCATTCACCTGGCGGCCCGCTTCCCCGCCAATCTCTTCATCGTCTCGCACGTGGGTGCCTCCGAGAGCGCGCGCCTCGATTACCTCTACACGCAGCTGATGGAGCCGGCGCAGCGCGGATGGGCGGCGCTGGTCGAGCGCGCCGTGGCGGAAAGGAAGATCCGCCGGTATGATCCGCGCACCCTGTTCTTCCTGCTCACGCATGGCGGCGCTGCGATGTTCACGCTGGTGCCGCTCGCCGAGCGCATGGGCGGCCCGCCGCCTCTGGACCCGGCGTTCATCGACAAGCAGGCTCGCGACGTCGTCGACATCCTGCTGCGCGGCATCATGCTCGATCCGGACGCGGCGACACGGAGGCGGCGCGCATGA
- a CDS encoding SDR family oxidoreductase yields MSEIRGSSVLITGGASGIGRLMALEMAHQGADLVLWDLNGDALDTTAREVEAATGRRARTYVCDVSRRDDVYATAARTLQDAGRVDILINNAGVVSGRSLLELSDEKIETTFAVNTLALFWTTKAFLPSMIERGRGHLVTIASASSLIGVNRLSDYAASKWAAMGFDESLRVEMRRTAPYIRTTVVCPFYINTGMFAGVRSRWPLFLPLLEPQAVARRIVRAIRKDHARLIMPWSVALIPLMRMLPPSLMDPIADHLGVNSSMDEFTGRADPAATRGA; encoded by the coding sequence ATGAGCGAAATTCGAGGCAGCAGCGTCCTCATCACGGGCGGAGCCAGCGGCATCGGCCGCCTGATGGCGCTGGAGATGGCCCACCAGGGCGCCGATCTCGTGCTGTGGGACCTCAACGGCGATGCGCTCGACACCACCGCGCGCGAGGTCGAGGCGGCCACCGGCCGCAGAGCCCGAACGTACGTCTGCGACGTCTCACGCCGCGACGACGTCTACGCGACCGCCGCGCGCACGCTGCAGGATGCAGGCCGCGTCGACATACTCATCAACAATGCCGGCGTCGTCAGCGGCCGCAGCCTCCTCGAGCTTTCCGACGAGAAGATCGAGACGACGTTCGCAGTCAATACGCTGGCGCTGTTCTGGACGACGAAGGCCTTTCTGCCCAGCATGATCGAGCGAGGGCGCGGTCATCTCGTCACCATCGCTTCGGCCTCCAGCCTCATCGGCGTCAACCGCCTCTCCGACTATGCGGCCAGCAAATGGGCGGCAATGGGTTTCGACGAGTCGCTGCGCGTGGAGATGCGGCGTACGGCGCCGTATATCCGCACCACGGTCGTGTGCCCGTTCTACATCAACACGGGTATGTTCGCCGGCGTGCGCTCGCGCTGGCCCCTGTTCCTGCCGCTGCTGGAGCCGCAAGCAGTGGCGCGCCGCATCGTGCGCGCCATTCGCAAGGATCATGCGCGCCTGATCATGCCGTGGAGCGTGGCGCTGATCCCGCTCATGCGCATGCTGCCGCCCTCGTTGATGGACCCGATCGCGGATCACCTCGGCGTCAACTCCTCGATGGACGAGTTCACCGGTCGGGCGGACCCTGCAGCCACCCGCGGGGCGTAG
- a CDS encoding polysaccharide deacetylase family protein has translation MKPITLSFDNGPSPGITERVLDTLAERAVRTTFFVVGDRLRDPTARRLAERAVAEGHWVGNHTMTHSVQLGAAADDSVHEREIGAAQEIIGSLSHGDRFFRPYGAGGVLTNELLSPGAVEYLQGGSYSLVLWSIVPRDWDPSVDWVESCLSHARTQAWPLVVLHDLPGCAPERLPELLDRLAAEGFEVRQEIPDHSMPMHRGAMRATIDHLVRSH, from the coding sequence ATGAAGCCGATCACGCTCTCGTTCGACAATGGGCCCAGCCCCGGCATCACCGAGCGCGTGCTCGACACGTTGGCGGAGCGGGCCGTTCGCACGACGTTCTTCGTGGTGGGCGATCGGCTGCGGGATCCCACGGCACGCCGGCTTGCCGAGCGTGCCGTCGCCGAAGGGCACTGGGTCGGCAATCATACGATGACGCACAGCGTGCAGCTCGGCGCTGCCGCCGACGATTCGGTGCACGAGCGCGAGATCGGCGCGGCGCAGGAGATCATCGGCTCGCTCTCTCATGGCGACCGCTTCTTCCGGCCCTACGGCGCCGGCGGCGTGCTTACCAACGAGCTCCTCAGCCCCGGCGCGGTCGAGTATCTGCAGGGAGGCAGCTACAGCCTGGTCCTTTGGTCGATCGTGCCGCGCGACTGGGATCCGTCGGTGGACTGGGTCGAGTCATGCCTTTCGCATGCGCGCACACAGGCCTGGCCGCTCGTGGTGCTGCACGACCTTCCCGGCTGCGCGCCCGAACGGCTGCCCGAGCTTCTGGACCGGCTCGCCGCCGAAGGCTTCGAGGTACGGCAGGAGATTCCGGACCACTCCATGCCGATGCATCGTGGAGCGATGCGCGCAACCATCGACCATCTCGTGCGCTCGCATTGA
- a CDS encoding VOC family protein, whose protein sequence is MGVPNGVHHLAIATADLKSQLEFFTEAVGAELVGLYWMHGVKDTAHAFLRLSDESMIALVYGPEIKAVQPSIGVSHAGFTAGAVAPGAVQHIALNVPTHEDLLAMRDRLRSHGYWVLGPIDHGMCRSIYLTGPEGMQLEFASSAGLAVRADEWIDAEVAAACGIDADALERYRRPSAFVSQGGAVAQPSPDLRPGFVFPEEMRELGEAMLRMSDEEIAAVLDHPTTPAQDRAAMQQMAMAV, encoded by the coding sequence ATGGGCGTTCCCAACGGAGTTCATCATCTGGCGATTGCAACGGCGGATCTGAAGTCGCAGCTCGAGTTCTTCACCGAGGCGGTGGGTGCGGAGCTGGTCGGGCTGTACTGGATGCACGGGGTCAAGGACACGGCGCACGCCTTCCTGCGCCTCTCGGACGAATCGATGATCGCCCTCGTGTATGGTCCGGAAATCAAGGCGGTGCAGCCGTCCATCGGCGTGTCGCACGCGGGCTTCACGGCGGGCGCGGTGGCGCCCGGCGCGGTGCAGCACATCGCGCTCAACGTCCCGACGCACGAGGATCTGCTGGCGATGCGCGACCGCCTGCGCTCGCACGGCTACTGGGTGCTCGGTCCGATCGACCACGGCATGTGCAGGTCGATCTATCTGACGGGCCCCGAGGGCATGCAGCTCGAGTTTGCCAGCTCGGCCGGCCTGGCCGTGCGCGCGGATGAATGGATCGATGCGGAGGTGGCGGCCGCATGCGGCATCGACGCCGATGCGCTCGAACGCTACCGCCGGCCGTCTGCTTTCGTCTCGCAGGGCGGCGCCGTCGCGCAGCCGAGCCCGGATCTGCGCCCCGGCTTCGTCTTCCCCGAGGAGATGCGCGAGCTCGGCGAGGCGATGCTGCGCATGAGCGACGAAGAGATCGCTGCGGTTCTCGATCACCCCACCACGCCGGCGCAGGACCGTGCGGCGATGCAGCAGATGGCGATGGCGGTGTAG
- a CDS encoding DUF1566 domain-containing protein, with product MRISPVVPVAITISLALLAVPPVAGARTAQEKCDQARLKAWSDFVKCQNAVLAKPGTGYMPRTIATLKCRRKYFAVWEKFQSDGGLAGTTCQPSGGARFVDNGDQTVTDNLTLLVWEKKDSLDNSADFGNPHDADNAYSISATSKLDLEDGTAYSDFLSALNESPGFAGALGWRVPTLIELQTIVLEFACAKSASDTGDPGCDCADPCIDSIFGPTKSVYYKTSTRNLNESDQVWAISFEYSDLNPGAASNLNDGVRAVRGGL from the coding sequence ATGAGGATCAGTCCCGTGGTGCCCGTCGCGATCACGATTTCGCTGGCTTTACTGGCAGTTCCGCCTGTCGCGGGGGCACGGACGGCCCAGGAGAAGTGCGACCAGGCTCGGCTCAAGGCATGGTCGGACTTCGTCAAGTGTCAGAACGCGGTGCTTGCCAAGCCGGGGACCGGATACATGCCGCGAACGATCGCCACCCTGAAATGCCGCCGGAAGTACTTCGCGGTATGGGAAAAGTTCCAGAGCGATGGCGGGCTCGCCGGCACCACCTGCCAGCCATCCGGCGGAGCGCGCTTTGTCGACAACGGCGACCAGACGGTCACCGACAATCTCACCCTGCTCGTATGGGAGAAGAAGGATAGCCTGGACAACAGTGCGGATTTCGGTAACCCGCACGATGCCGACAACGCGTACAGCATCAGCGCGACGTCCAAGCTCGACCTCGAAGATGGAACCGCCTACTCAGACTTTCTGAGCGCGCTCAACGAGTCTCCGGGGTTCGCCGGGGCGCTTGGCTGGCGAGTACCGACTCTCATCGAGTTGCAGACGATCGTGCTCGAGTTCGCCTGTGCCAAGTCGGCGTCGGATACCGGGGATCCGGGCTGCGACTGCGCCGATCCATGTATCGATTCGATATTCGGCCCGACCAAGAGCGTGTACTACAAAACCTCGACCCGCAATCTGAACGAGTCGGACCAGGTCTGGGCGATCAGCTTCGAATATTCGGATCTCAATCCCGGCGCCGCCAGCAATCTGAACGACGGAGTCAGGGCGGTTCGCGGCGGGCTATGA
- a CDS encoding Smr/MutS family protein, translating into MQDDDEPFDENEPFVVPIEDALDLHPFAPRDIPAAVEGYLEAAVEAGFREVRLIHGRGTGFQRSRVQQLLSAHPAVESFRDAPPERGGWGATLVLLKRRS; encoded by the coding sequence ATGCAGGACGACGACGAGCCCTTCGATGAAAATGAGCCCTTCGTCGTTCCGATCGAAGACGCGCTCGACCTGCATCCGTTCGCGCCTCGCGACATTCCTGCCGCCGTCGAAGGCTATCTGGAGGCGGCGGTCGAAGCGGGCTTTCGGGAGGTGCGGCTGATCCATGGCCGCGGGACGGGGTTCCAGCGCAGCCGCGTTCAGCAGCTTCTGTCGGCACACCCGGCGGTCGAATCGTTTCGCGATGCGCCGCCGGAACGAGGAGGGTGGGGCGCGACGCTGGTGCTACTGAAGAGGCGCTCGTAG